In Mercurialis annua linkage group LG5, ddMerAnnu1.2, whole genome shotgun sequence, a single genomic region encodes these proteins:
- the LOC126682423 gene encoding transcription factor RADIALIS-like encodes MASSSMSSHGSWTAQQNKAFERALAVYDKDTPDRWANVAKAVAGKTSEEVKRHYDLLVEDIKYIESGQVPFPNYRTTGTRINDQENRMRNLKLN; translated from the exons ATGGCATCGAGCTCAATGTCGTCTCACGGGTCATGGACCGCGCAGCAAAACAAAGCGTTCGAAAGGGCGTTGGCTGTGTATGACAAAGATACACCTGATCGTTGGGCGAATGTTGCGAAAGCCGTTGCTGGTAAAACTTCCGAAGAAGTGAAACGACACTATGATCTTCTTGTTGAAGATATTAAGTATATTGAATCCGGTCAAGTTCCTTTTCCTAATTATAGAACTACCGGTACCAGAATCAATGATCAAGAAAACAG GATGAGGAACCTGAAGCTGAACTGA